GGGACAGTTCATCGATGCCTTGGGAAGAAACTACGATGAGCAATCTGGTCTCGAAAAGATTCGTGAACAAATCCAGGCGTATGTGCCAAAGGAAGAACGAGAACGGaggttgaaaaaatggtaCTCTTTTATCTTTAATTGAGCAAAAAAAGGGCAAAAGGGGACACAAACTAGGATACCAAACACATAGGTTGTTCATTTAACAATTGCACTgtaaatagaaaaaataagcaAAATCGAATGATCATGCTTGTTAGTTCAAATTATTAGTTGGGCTTAAAGGCGTAAACATACGGGAATAATAAACATACATACACACATACATAAAATCCGATGCCATTCACTCTCAGGATTGCTTTTTTATGATGATATATAGTGGGAAACTTCACCaaataaagatgaaaacTTGACTTCAGTGTACGAAATCAATTTTTACCAGCACCAGCTCTGAAGTAGATGATATCACCGTCTTCAACAACATAGTCTTTACCCTTTTGCAACAACTTACCAGCGGCCTTGATGGCAGAATCGTCCTTGTATTCAAAGACATCTTCACATTTCATAACTTGAGCCAAAATAAAGGTGTTCATTAAATCGTTATGAATGACACCAGCAGCCTGTGGAGCCTTAGTACCTCTTCTAATAGTCCATTCACGAACTTCGTCTGGACCGCAagtgaaaaaggaaatcaaaTCTAATTTTTGTCTCATGGTGGTAATAATCTTTGGCAAGGCGGATATTGTCTGcagtttcttcaattccTCTTCTGCATCTTCTGGAGACATGTGAGATAGTCTTTCTTCTAAAGAAACACTGAATGGAATAATCAAATCACCTGGAGAGTACTTGTCTACCCATTCCTTAATTCTTAGCAGGtgcttgttcttcttcctgATGTAATCTCTTTCAGACAAATTAATCAAGTAGATACATGGTTTAGCAGTCAATAAAAACATAGAGTTGAtaatttcaacttcttttgaAGTCCAAGAGTGGTTAGCAACTCTTTGACCACTCTTTAGCAAGtcaatgattttgataatCAAATccatttcttccttcttttgcTTGACTTCCAAAGATTGACCACCTCTTTtggcaattttttcagcacCCTCCAAAGCCTTTTGTGCGAATTCAATATCTTTCAATCTTAGTTCTTGGTTAATAATCTCTAAATCACGAACTGGATCAACGTCACCTTCAACGTGAATAATTTCAGCATCATCGAAACAACGAACGACTTGGTAGATAGAATCGACTGATCTGATGTGAGACAAGAAAGCATTACCCAAACCTTCACCGGCAGAAGCACCCTTAGTCAAACCAGCAATATCGTAAACGGTCAAGTGAGCTGGAACTTCAGAAGctgtttttttgtaaatttcACACAACTTGTCGAATCTTGGAGATGGAACAGTAACACGGGCTTCTTCTGGATCAATGGTAGCGAATGGATAATTGGCTGGGTTACCCAATGGACATCTAGTGATGGCTTGGAAAAACGTAGACTTACCAA
The nucleotide sequence above comes from Saccharomyces paradoxus chromosome II, complete sequence. Encoded proteins:
- the OLA1 gene encoding Obg-like ATPase (P-loop ATPase with similarity to OLA1 and bacterial YchF~similar to YBR025C); amino-acid sequence: MPPKKQVEEKKVLLGRPGNNLKAGIVGLANVGKSTFFQAITRCPLGNPANYPFATIDPEEARVTVPSPRFDKLCEIYKKTASEVPAHLTVYDIAGLTKGASAGEGLGNAFLSHIRSVDSIYQVVRCFDDAEIIHVEGDVDPVRDLEIINQELRLKDIEFAQKALEGAEKIAKRGGQSLEVKQKKEEMDLIIKIIDLLKSGQRVANHSWTSKEVEIINSMFLLTAKPCIYLINLSERDYIRKKNKHLLRIKEWVDKYSPGDLIIPFSVSLEERLSHMSPEDAEEELKKLQTISALPKIITTMRQKLDLISFFTCGPDEVREWTIRRGTKAPQAAGVIHNDLMNTFILAQVMKCEDVFEYKDDSAIKAAGKLLQKGKDYVVEDGDIIYFRAGAGKN